From one Lycorma delicatula isolate Av1 chromosome 2, ASM4794821v1, whole genome shotgun sequence genomic stretch:
- the Uro gene encoding urate oxidase codes for MSGEIIKEHDTETKYVIYSNTSFGDTIHQNYNLSKFGYGKNAVKVLYIKRDGALHTIRECEVDVRLRLSSKDDYLSGDNSHIIATDSQKNTVYVLARKYGVSVKTVINFKYLLADPAMLRYC; via the exons ATGAGTGGTGAAATTATTAAGGAACATGACACTGAAAcgaaatatgttatatatagtaATACATCATTTGGAGATAC tattcatcaaaattataatttatccaaatttgGTTACGGTAAAAATGCTGTAAAAGTGCTTTATATAAAACGAGATGGTGCTCTGCATACGATTCGTGAATGTGAAGTCGATGTAAGATTACGTTTAAGTTCAAAGGATGATTATTTATCTGGCGATAATTCACATATCATTGCGACAGATTCACAGAAGAATACCGTCTATGTTCTAGCTAGAAAGTATGGGGTAAGCgttaaaacagttataaattttaaatatttactagcagacccggcaatgcttcgttattgctaa